A DNA window from Candidatus Protochlamydia naegleriophila contains the following coding sequences:
- the mutS gene encoding DNA mismatch repair protein MutS yields the protein MSTLSSNPPMLDESKLSPMMVQWYACKKMAPDAVLFFRMGDFYEAFYEDAHLLAKELDLTLTKRQDIPMSGVPFHTSEGYIDKLVAKGFRVAVAEQMEDPKQTKGLVKREIVRVVTPGTVINSTLLSDKTNNFFAALTKAGQVYGLAFLDLTTGECWVSEFTQERDLLNELYRLHPAEFLTSEKFKEKQASLFEDMRQTYSFLVNTQEEWHFEHQSAYDFLVQHFRVHSLDGFGLNGMVAAINAAGALLRYLQDALCLSIQHIQDIRSYSTSHFMVLDRMTQRNLELTHSLQDGSRRNTLLGVIDQTVTPMGARLMHHWVKQPLLHLTEIQQRQLGIQSFLDQCHVLEYFQEKLIHVKDLERLMMKVSAGYATPRDLVALHLSFQPINAIKSLLAPLSAEWVQRQVEKLNPLPEMNHRIAQALVDEPPLRLGEGKTFRDGYHQELDDLREISRDSKAWMARYQTQIREDTGIKTLKVGFNKMFGYFIEVSRGQADKMPDTFIRRQTLVNAERYITPELKDYESKVLTAEERIEAIESELFHQLRSDIVQYTKTVLEVAQALARLDCLSALAETARKYHYNCPTVDNSLTLRIEEGRHPVIETACRREKFIPNDTYLDDQQDRLLLITGPNMAGKSTYLRQVALIVILAQIGSFVPAKQAHIGIVDKVFTRIGASDDLSRGQSTFMVEMTETANILNNVTSRSLVILDEIGRGTSTYDGISIAWSVAEYLLTTEQRMAKTLFATHYWELTKLEEKVPGAVNYNVAVHEAEDHITFLRKIVKGGTDKSYGIHVGRLAGLPASVLQRAKEILEHLEENSNRKSAFEPAKIKRPSPQKLKVPQTDFQLSLFEN from the coding sequence ATGTCTACACTCTCTTCCAATCCACCGATGCTAGATGAAAGTAAACTATCCCCCATGATGGTACAATGGTATGCCTGTAAAAAAATGGCGCCTGATGCTGTTTTATTTTTCCGCATGGGAGATTTTTATGAGGCGTTTTATGAAGATGCTCATCTCTTAGCAAAAGAGTTAGATTTAACTCTAACGAAGCGGCAAGATATTCCAATGAGCGGGGTACCTTTTCATACGAGTGAAGGCTACATCGACAAACTCGTTGCTAAAGGTTTTCGCGTTGCCGTTGCAGAACAGATGGAAGATCCCAAACAAACTAAAGGTCTAGTCAAACGGGAAATTGTTCGTGTTGTGACACCCGGAACCGTGATTAATTCGACTTTACTATCCGATAAAACAAACAACTTCTTTGCCGCTCTTACCAAGGCTGGGCAAGTCTACGGACTCGCTTTTTTAGACTTAACTACCGGAGAGTGCTGGGTCAGCGAGTTCACACAAGAACGCGATCTTTTAAATGAGCTTTACCGACTTCACCCAGCCGAATTCTTAACATCCGAAAAATTTAAAGAAAAGCAAGCGTCCTTATTTGAAGATATGCGCCAAACCTATTCATTCTTGGTTAATACTCAAGAAGAATGGCATTTTGAGCACCAATCAGCCTACGATTTTTTAGTCCAACACTTTAGAGTTCACAGCTTAGATGGATTTGGGCTCAATGGCATGGTCGCTGCTATTAATGCAGCCGGTGCCCTCCTGCGATATCTACAGGATGCTCTTTGCCTATCCATTCAACACATCCAAGACATTCGATCCTATTCCACCTCCCATTTTATGGTGTTGGACCGCATGACCCAACGCAACCTCGAATTAACGCATTCTCTTCAAGACGGAAGCCGTCGCAATACACTGCTCGGAGTCATCGATCAGACCGTCACACCCATGGGTGCGCGTCTCATGCATCACTGGGTTAAACAACCCCTTCTGCACTTAACAGAGATTCAGCAAAGGCAATTGGGAATTCAGTCGTTTTTGGATCAGTGCCATGTCTTGGAATACTTTCAAGAGAAGCTCATTCACGTTAAAGATCTTGAGCGCCTGATGATGAAGGTCAGCGCAGGTTATGCAACGCCAAGAGATCTAGTTGCCCTACACCTTTCTTTCCAGCCAATTAATGCTATTAAATCTCTTTTAGCGCCATTGTCAGCAGAATGGGTGCAAAGGCAAGTGGAAAAACTCAATCCGCTCCCAGAGATGAATCACCGCATTGCTCAAGCACTTGTTGACGAACCTCCTCTTAGGCTTGGCGAGGGGAAAACCTTTAGAGATGGATATCATCAAGAGCTCGATGATCTCCGTGAAATCAGCCGCGACAGTAAGGCTTGGATGGCTCGCTATCAAACTCAAATCAGAGAAGATACGGGCATCAAAACATTGAAAGTCGGTTTCAACAAAATGTTTGGCTACTTCATAGAAGTAAGCCGCGGACAGGCAGACAAAATGCCGGATACATTTATCCGTCGTCAAACGCTTGTAAACGCTGAACGCTATATCACACCAGAATTGAAAGACTATGAAAGTAAAGTCTTAACGGCTGAAGAGCGCATCGAAGCCATCGAAAGCGAGCTTTTTCACCAATTGAGATCAGACATTGTTCAATACACCAAAACAGTTCTAGAAGTCGCCCAGGCATTAGCCAGACTGGACTGCTTAAGCGCTTTGGCAGAAACAGCCAGAAAATACCACTATAACTGCCCGACAGTGGACAATAGCTTAACATTGCGAATAGAAGAGGGACGCCATCCCGTTATCGAAACGGCATGTAGGCGGGAAAAATTTATTCCTAATGACACCTATCTAGACGATCAGCAAGACAGACTTTTACTCATCACCGGCCCCAATATGGCCGGAAAATCGACTTATTTACGCCAAGTTGCTCTGATAGTCATTTTAGCTCAAATTGGCTCTTTCGTTCCTGCCAAACAAGCCCATATTGGAATCGTCGACAAGGTCTTCACCCGCATCGGAGCAAGCGATGACCTCTCACGCGGCCAATCCACCTTCATGGTCGAGATGACAGAAACAGCCAATATTTTAAATAACGTCACATCGCGCTCACTCGTCATCTTAGATGAAATTGGCCGCGGAACAAGCACCTACGATGGCATCTCAATCGCTTGGTCGGTAGCTGAATATTTACTGACCACTGAACAGCGCATGGCAAAAACACTTTTTGCTACCCACTATTGGGAATTGACAAAGCTAGAAGAAAAAGTTCCGGGCGCTGTCAATTATAATGTCGCTGTACATGAGGCTGAAGACCACATCACCTTCTTGAGAAAAATTGTTAAAGGGGGAACTGATAAAAGCTATGGCATTCATGTCGGACGGCTCGCAGGCCTTCCTGCATCCGTTTTACAACGGGCCAAGGAAATTTTAGAGCACCTGGAAGAAAACTCTAACCGCAAAAGTGCGTTTGAGCCTGCTAAAATCAAACGTCCCTCTCCACAGAAGCTGAAAGTCCCTCAAACCGATTTTCAACTTTCCCTATTTGAAAATTGA